One part of the Glycine soja cultivar W05 chromosome 11, ASM419377v2, whole genome shotgun sequence genome encodes these proteins:
- the LOC114374158 gene encoding uncharacterized protein LOC114374158, producing the protein MATLSSFIATPKNPNTHFLSGSSLTMDKCFLKISSSEHFPGSSLKTKATRNQPLVIRAGGDGGRPSSGSGFVGGFVLGGLIVGALGCLYAPQISRALAGADSKDLMRKLPKFMYDEEKALERTRKVLTEKIAQLNSAIDGVSAQLRPDEDSNEIALNSEEIEASI; encoded by the exons ATGGCTACTCTATCAAGCTTCATCGCTACGCCGAAGAATCCCAATACCCACTTTCTCTCAG GTTCCTCATTGACGATGGACAAATGCTTCTTGAAAATCAGCTCCAGTGAACACTTTCCAGGTTCCTCTTTAAAGACTAAAGCAACACGTAACCAGCCACTTGTTATTCGAGCAGG TGGTGATGGTGGAAGACCAAGTAGTGGAAGTGGTTTTGTTGGTGGTTTTGTATTGGGAGGACTAATTGTTGGAGCATTGGGTTGTCTATATGCACCTCAG ATAAGCAGGGCACTAGCTGGAGCTGACAGTAAAGACTTAATGAGGAAACTTCCAAAATTCATGTATGATGAAGAAAAAGCTCTAGAG AGGACTCGCAAGGTGCTAACTGAGAAAATAGCACAGTTGAACTCTGCCATAGATGGTGTTTCTGCACAGTTGCGGCCAGATGAAGACTCAAATGAAATTGCCCTGAACTCAGAGGAAATTGAAGCTTCCATATAA
- the LOC114377081 gene encoding MLO-like protein 10: MYSSKFRNLFCSVLFSWLCFGGLAMAAGGSRSGSRDLDQTPTWAVAAVCTVFILISIALEKSLHKVGTWLVQKHKTALLEALEKVKAELMILGFISLLLTFGQSYIVRICIPEKLADIMLPCPYKEAKKASDSEEEHRRKLLSYERRYLAADTASFKCSREGHEPLLSVNGLHQLHILIFFLAVIHVFYSAITMMLGRLKIRGWKAWEAETSTHNYEFANAASRFRFTHETSFVRAHTSFLTRIPIFFYIRCFFRQFYRSVNKTDYLTLRNGFITVHLAPGSKYNFQKFIKRSLEDDFKVVVGVSPILWASVVVYLLININGWRTTIWAALIPVVLILAVGTKLQAILAKMALEITERHAVVQGMPLVQGSDKYFWFGQPQLVLHVIHFALFQNAFQITYILWIWYSFGVRNCFRTDYKLAALKVAIGISMLCLCSYITLPLYALVTQMGSRMKTAVFEEQTNKALKKWHMDAKKKKKKHVGTVTLGKSSARIMDGSPIGNSSTVHSSSVPTLHRFKTTGHSTTYEDQDHDHDHEYESDDVELFPVSSQTTSFIVRVDRGDQQQQAEEEHRQHSEGETNSSSEGEFSFAKPDPVEIRTTT; this comes from the exons atgtaTAGCTCAAAGTTCAGAAACCTGTTTTGTTCCGTGTTGTTTTCATGGCTCTGTTTTGGAGGTTTGGCCATGGCAGCTGGTGGGAGTAGAAGCGGTTCCAGAGACCTCGACCAGACACCAACATGGGCCGTTGCTGCTGTCTGCACTGTTTTCATCTTGATATCCATAGCACTCGAAAAGAGCCTCCACAAAGTTGGGACG TGGCTtgtacaaaagcacaagacggcTTTGCTCGAAGCTCTGGAAAAGGTCAAGGCTG agTTGATGATTTTAGGTTTCATTTCACTGCTTTTAACTTTCGGGCAGAGTTACATTGTCAGAATATGTATTCCTGAAAAGCTCGCAGACATTATGTTACCATGTCCGTATAAGGAAGCCAAAAAGGCATCAGATAGTGAAGAGGAACATCGTAGGAAACTTTTGTCCTATGAGCGTAGATATTTAGCTGCTGATACTGCCTCGTTCAAATGCAGCAGGGAG GGACATGAGCCACTTTTATCTGTCAATGGATTGCACCAGTTACACATCCTCATATTCTTCTTAGCAGTCATTCATGTGTTTTACAGTGCTATCACAATGATGCTTGGAAGACTAAAG ATACGTGGATGGAAGGCATGGGAGGCGGAGACTTCAACTCATAATTATGAGTTCGCCAATG CTGCTTCAAGATTTAGGTTTACTCACGAAACATCATTCGTGAGAGCCCATACCAGCTTTTTGACAAGGATTCCCATCTTCTTCTACATT cgCTGCTTCTTTAGGCAGTTTTATAGGTCTGTAAATAAGACTGACTACTTGACTTTGCGCAATGGGTTTATCACT GTCCACCTGGCTCCTGGAAGTAAATATAATTTCCAAAAGTTTATCAAAAGATCATTAGAAGATGACTTCAAGGTGGTTGTGGGAGTCAG TCCTATCCTCTGGGCATCAGTTGTAGTTTACCTTCTCATCAATATTAATG GATGGCGTACCACAATTTGGGCAGCCTTAATTCCTGTTGTC TTAATTTTGGCTGTTGGAACAAAACTTCAAGCTATATTGGCAAAGATGGCTCTTGAAATCACCGAAAGACATGCAGTTGTCCAAGGAATGCCTCTTGTCCAGGGCTCAGACAAATACTTTTGGTTTGGTCAACCACAGTTAGTTCTTCATGTTATTCATTTTGCTTTGTTCCAG AACGCATTCCAAATAACATATATCTTGTGGATATGG TATTCTTTTGGGGTGAGAAACTGTTTCCGTACTGACTACAAGCTTGCAGCATTAAAAGTAGCTATAGG GATTTCGATGCTATGCCTCTGCAGCTATATCACCCTTCCATTATATGCTCTTGTAACTCAG ATGGGTTCAAGGATGAAAACAGCAGTATTTGAAGAGCAAACAAACAAGGCTCTGAAGAAATGGCACATGGatgcgaagaagaagaagaagaagcatgtAGGAACAGTGACACTAGGAAAGTCGAGTGCACGAATCATGGATGGAAGCCCCATTGGTAATTCTTCAACAGTGCACTCCTCCTCTGTTCCCACACTACACCGTTTCAAAACTACCGGCCACTCAACAACGTACGAGGATCAAGATCATGATCATGATCATGAATATGAATCCGATGATGTTGAGTTGTTTCCTGTGTCGTCGCAAACAACTAGCTTCATTGTAAGAGTGGACCGTGGCGACCAACAACAACAAGCAGAAGAAGAACATAGACAACATAGTGAGGGAGAAACCAACAGTAGCAGTGAAGGTGAATTCTCATTTGCAAAACCTGACCCCGTAGAAATTAGAACCACCACATAG